Within the Glycine max cultivar Williams 82 chromosome 12, Glycine_max_v4.0, whole genome shotgun sequence genome, the region aattttgcgCATTCATACTTGTGATTTGAAAGCTAActtaatttatatcattttcaaCATAAGATTTCATACTTGTAGCAGAAAAAAattccctaaatttcataattagggttcatgcataattgcaataaattaaatcattattagagaatcataaatttcataacagatgctctgataccacatgtaaaaTCTTTAAGGGGTTTCTTAGAttatcaattataggaaaccaacaggatcttgaaacctatgattctcacaaacaataaataaacaGATAATAGGtaatgtgccattattttctcctatttcttaaacctttttgcaccattttaattactgattagttttaattgtcaaattaattaggcagttttattatttgggctcattaagctaatttgatgtttttaatctaatttcaggaattaatgaagcattgagcttaatccggattttgatcgtggacttaaagagggcaaataaagcaacgtttaccttagttaatttctaattaggagattgcaattttattttatgttgttctgtgtttatttcgttttgggccagaataatgtaatagggcccagtgactttgagtgacccttataaatagtAGCCTTGGGATTCATGTAAGGGGGCTATTCTATTATTCTATTATTCAGgagtttagggttttacgtttgaAGTTTGATATTACTATTCACGTGAAtgctatttttgattttttttgcttctAATTTCAATTTCGTTTTTATTCCTTcttagcttcatttacgtttctacttctagtttcatttatgttttctgttttcgttgaacttatggaaggctaaattccTAGTGTTGTTTCCCTCTGAGGATGAAGCGTAATTCTCTTTCAGGATCTATTTTTAATGTTGCTCTCCTATCGGTTTTCctttcaccaattaacccacatgtGTTCTGTTAATCTGTGCACGGTTCGTGTTCAattaattgcctctgtgctTAAATTGCGTCcgtgcttaatgaacaaggggttaattggtgtatgtgttgcttaatcacatattgacaaccctaagttgattttcgcttagtaaattaaattagggttggattaagtggttaactgccatgggtgaaatcctcataacttaggataagagaatgacttctgaatcagaggaaacaacacgtttttactattattaatttcgtattccaatctgcttgttcttaaattcacaaaacaaacacaaccccCCTCCCAATTGTTActattactgcaagtatattatgaacatttggtttatcattgctcgttgagaaatgacctaggatcacttcctagttactgtattttaatgtttatttgattcgggtacgacctcgatcaataggtacctttctccatagaaAGACTTATCTCTGATGTACTTTGCTTTCCTTGAAAGATGAGAGAAacaagatttcacttccttagaCTATTATTTCTGCTTCTCTACATTCGTGATGGCCATGggtgagagagaacacttttttgtcaggaaggggaccttatttcatGTTAGTGAGTATTAACCActttttataaccactactcccatcaagtagcagttaccTTTAGAAACTTTTCCTATTTAACCTAATAaaaatttagtccttaattattaattatttatttgccctacataagtcacatgcctctcacatgagacattaattctaacatccGAGTCATACAATCACATACATTTTCATAGACACACATGCATTATGGTGAAGATTTGACTTAGAACTCTATATGCATGTGGTATCAATTAAAACACCTATGAAAGAAACTTAGAAGGACATGCAATAGACAAATTTCTAGACCATGGGTAATTCTACACCACACTCATAACCAAAATGAGATTGTCGATAGGGTTATCCAACCTTGCAAATATACTTCAACTCATGCAATCAACATGAGTCACACAAAGATTCCAAATTAGATAAAACCTCCAAAACCAAAGTCATACTTCAGCTTATTCATGGTTTTTTCTAGTTAAGCATAACAATATCCCTTGAAaaactttatattatatattgcaCAAGGCATACAATACATCCATGGCATTTTCATACATACCATCGCATGGTGATCTCTGCCACATGTAAACCTGGATCACATACTTGTAATTTCAAAACACTACCATGATATCACTTGCTCCACCTCGTGTACATATATACACCATACTCTCATCACAAGCATATGAACTAACAATCATAGCACACCATCATTGAAGTATGCACATATACACATAAACATATAGTAGCCTAACATAATATATAGTCACTTTTTCTCCTATGCTACTATGATCTCCATAAAGTAATTATCACTTCTATGTTGACCTCAAAATCAAGTTTTATCATCTACTATGCCTAAAATTAGGAAGAACGCACACTCATCACATAATCTTGACAGATCGACCTTTGCTCattaatttgatcatatattGAGTTTTAGACATTATTTTTTAGTGAAACTAAAGTCGTTAGTTAGTTAATCTATAGGGCTACAACTTTCATACAAATCATTTTTTCCTAATTCCATCGTTAAATTTGCCCAACAAAATTCCCCTCTCCTGGAAAAATTTGCATTCCCCCTGGTAAAATTACTTATAGCTCAACTTGTTTTTATCTCGATTTTGGACAACAAATTATTGTGTTTTCTCAACAAAAATTGACTAACAAAGAGTCCCAAATCTgcatttttctgcataatatTTCCCCAAAGGTtccaaaaacttaaaaatacgCTCTCAGTATATAAGACTCAAAAGTCAACCATACCAATCATAACAAACCCCacaaatcaaaggaaacatcATTTAAATGTATTCTTTGAACTCAAGGATAGTCCCGAACTTTATTGGAAAGTGTACTGAGTtgttaaagtaataataaaacggtaagaaaccgagtatcgaactcagagAACTTGTTTCATTTGGTGAAGTTTCATTCAATAAGCAGACATTGATATAAAGTCATGTAAATAGAATTAAATCAAAGATGTATGTGTtgtaaatctaaaataactacAAATATGCTTATCAAAacgggagagaaaatagataattaaagcattgggtccttctactgaatgcttgatgtaattaaaatattttttctatttaatgttatttatgtgttctatgctaaggactaaaataccaaacaccgattCCTCGCGTGAATagactaattctaattaaacctcATTCTCAGATGTCtcgtcgaacttagcctaaccgaACAACATTACAATCACAATATATCAAGAACTAAAACCCTGCACTCTATGTTTAGAAatgcagttatctagccctgctctatcccgttctaaggattaatacattttccaatgctaaaaatcctaactttacacacaaatAGGTTATCAGACGAAAAACATGCAATAATTAAGTGCagatagaaacaatgaacacataaaataactttaaataaatagttaagaaTTTACATCAAGTTTCAGCAGAATTTCCCAACAGAGATACTTAGCCTTCCATCACAAGGCAACACCTTTCAGCTACAAGATGAGggtttaagaagaaaataacagattacacagtggtggggatgtctcctccacctctaggaacctagaAATTACTCCTAAACCTAAGATCCTCTTTAAAGCTGAGGTTTTTGGCTTCCTTGCTCTGTTTTGTGCCTCTGTTTTTCTCTCTCAGACGAACTCTTTGATTTTTCCAACTTTAGccttaaaaagggctttctgtcctcgaagactcgcttagcgccattttcgcgcttagcgcgagttagTGAATATCCGCTGAGCGAGCTGGGCGCGCTTAGCGCAGGAAGAGACAAACGTCTCACTGAGCGAGCTGATGACGCATTGAGCGCACTGATGCTTCTTAGATTCTCCCAACTCGCTAAGCGGGCTGAgtgtctcgcttagcgcatgattctcgctaagcgcacaagccTCGCTTAGTGAGACACCAGTTGTAAGCCTTCACAAATTTCATCCTTTTTAccaaaaattgaagttgaaaCACATTAAATTCACAATGTTGGGCATTTCTactgaacaaaattaaactaaacctaaaaatatgtacaaacctacaaaaagaaccataaattggggaaaagacaaacattttataaaacttttctatacaaaagttagtcgtaaatgacaactaacaaactcccccaaatttacagttttgcttgtcctcaagcaaagaaagaacagttcacttgtcctcaagtaaCAAGCTCACAGTGGttattcaaaattatgtttgtttccaAGCATTCAATAACATGACACAAGTGGCATACAATGCTTCAATCAACATTTTTTCATAAGAtatgcagcttttcaaagatatgaacatgATAATTAGGTACACAAGTGAAATAAGCTAGCAGGcaagacaaatatcaaggaagaTTCAACAAGCCAATGCCTCACGATCACTGTTTctctcaagcacaagtgtttaaggctatttctcaatcaacaaccaacacaagtctcaatctttgcaattcatctcatgccatacagtcataaacacacaaattgaatccgaaggacttttcttggcttgtaatgaggctgggctgcaaacaaaatatggtttttctaggatgcaaaaatcttaagttctaggagagcattcatccttagatcaaccttttttctctttcattccAGCTTCAATTACTTGCCTTTCAATATTTATAGTACTTAGCTTTGACAACAGCACACACTTAActtagcttttatttttggaatttctcttctttttttaattttttttagcaactTTTACTTGCTGCTtattgattttgttgtgtgtgttgtCATCTTCTTACTATAATTGCTGTCACCCaataaactcccccaaatttgggacaaatttgccttgaactatgatgctctcctacaacctaagacaaggtagatgGAGACTACAATTTATAGGCTCGGGGTTCAAgtcaatcaatcaaattttcAGCTCAacatgggtgcaagggataattcattcatGCACAAGgcaagctttttggctaagtagctatttaagtcaatcatggccttcatcatcttcaaactcaTGCATTTGTTCAATAattagagattcatgcaaacATCGGTACTCAATGTTAGTCGTTCTCTCATAATTAATGATCACACACTCACCGGGTTGTGGCTAGTGATTatcttcacaatcaatctatcaaaccaactaacattttcaacCATGTACCTAATccatgttctttatcttctaattaCTGAATATTCATTCAAAGCATATGATCTACGCATTACAATTCACTCAATTCATGCCATTGATCAATCCAATTCACtcaacaaacacaagattttaaatcaaaccaaaccacTGCAATATCAATCAAACTGTGAActgttcaacaagctttcaaaattttctaactAAGTAAACTGAACATAAAAACTGTACTAaaacataaactaaaaataaaatgtatctaaagcagaaaaataaataaaattcctgTCAACAATCATCCTGAACTAGTGTGGGCTCGTCCTGAGCTGATGCAGGCTCATCATGAGGTGAAGATGGAGTATCCTAGGCTGGCTGAGGTGTCTCTTGTGTTGTTGTAGGCCAGGGATCCCAGGTACTCTGCACCGCCTATAGATCTGCTGCATAGTTGGTGTCTTCAACGCCTTCTTCACCCTCAAAGACCTCCACGAAAGGTGAAGTAGCATGTGAAACCTGTGGAGTCGCCTCTGGAGTGGCCTCATGAGCAACCTCAGGCTCTGATTGAGGCTTTTGGGTTGCAGAAGCCTTACCTCCCCCCAAAGGAAAAGGCTGGACTCCTGGCTAGGCCACCTGTGCCATGAACTCATCCATGCTGATAATAGGTTGATGTTGAGCCAAGTCATGCATACTTTGCATCACCAGGCATAAGCCACGATGGATGCTCTACAACATAGGAACTGTGACCTCGGAGCATCGGCACTagaatgataatgatgatggaGTAAAGGTGCCAGTCTGAACTAAAGCTGATGGAAGTGGTGGTGCTGAAGTAGAAGGGGCTGGAGCTGGAGAAGGAGTAGGAGCAGAGGATGCAGGAGcaggagaagcagctgaagatGGACCGTCAGATCCTCGAGCCTGTGCCTTGCGGGTCCCTGGAAATTTGATCATGGGATCGTCCAGGTTCCAGCAGTTCTTCTTTATgtatgccaaattaatggcagggATGAGGGACTCAAAGGTCAAAGAATATGAGACTACTCCTCGGGCCACGCAGAGTGAAGAAATGAGGGTTGGAAAGCCGAGACTCGAGGAGTTGGACTAGGCCATCTGAGAAATTTGGTGTGAAATGAGGAAGCCCACGTCCATGTTCATCTTCATCACAAGTCCATAAATTAACCTCGCCCGATCCATGTTCAGATAAGAGGTATGAGAAGTATGGGCGAGGTTAGAATATGACAGAACGCTCCAGGTCTGGGCCTCGTTAGATCCTTCCTCAGGAGCTTCCAAGGTGCTCCTTCAGCATTAAAAACAAATCCGCGCCTTGGAATGCAAAGCTTGGAGGCAAGCTCCTGAGGATCCATGCGCGACCTGCAAAAAATAGAGTATGAGGGGTACTGCTCCCCTGGCTGAATGACTGGTGGCGTCTCCAGGAAGTCATTTAGTGATGTCGTATCAAACTTAATTAGCCGCCCTCTTACTCAAACCTGTTTTGGTTATTTGTCTTCAGGGTCATACAGGTTCGAGTAAAACTCCTTGACCAGGGCCACATCAATGTGCTCGTCCATGAACTGGGTCAAGGCCTTATGTCAGTTCTGCCTGATCAGCTCACGGCGGAATTCGTcatattttgtgatgaaaagaTTAACATTCCTCTTCGGAAGGATGTTCCGGGAGTGAATATTCTGAGTAACGTTCCCAGGCCTCTTTAGAAGTCAATCTAGTGGTATCATAAGGCTCTTGGGCCGAGATGCTATGCCTTTCCTCTTTTTGGAGGTCATCTGCATCAAAAAATGAGCACAAGAATCAAGTTAGAAAGGTTTTTGTTTcaactgaaaatagaaaaataaaactgaaaaacaaactgggcgcttagcgagactaactcgcttagcgctccttatgaaaataacaacactcgcttagcgcgcagagcgcgcttagcacgacaacacaaaaacaaagacTTTGGCTAAGCGAGACACACTCGCTTAGCTGAAATAGCACAGTGGCTAAGCGAGCATGActcgctaagccttattctcTCATAGAGAGctaattgcgcttagcgagacaggcTCGCTTAGTGTGACACACTAAACAGGCTTAGTGCCAGCAGACGCTTTGCCTAAACAGACCTCTGGAACAAAATTTGCTTAGCAAGCAGGCTCGCTAAGTCCAAttccaaaaataaacaaaatagagaagaaattgCACTTAGCGAGCAGGGCTCacttagcgcatgaacaaaaTCAAGGAAAAACACAAATgccttgggcttagcgagactgactcgcttagcccaggCTTATTCGGCCAACAGTGGCTgagtggcttagcgagaggaCTCGCTTAGCCACCAACAGAAGACAAAAAAACTCTAAGAGTCTGACCTAAGCATCTAGCTCGCTAAGCGTGGCAAGCCGATTAAGCGAGATCAtactaattgaaaataaaaactggAAATTTAAATACTCGTTAAGCCCAAGGTGCAATGGCTTAGCAAGTTCATACAAACATTCAAACATGTGTTCAAAAATGATGAACGCGCTTAGCAGGACAGGGCcagctaagcgagttcatccaaAATCCtagaaaatcaaaagaaattgatgaactcgcttagcgagcaggcTCACTTAGCGAGGTCATCGAAAAATCCAGAAATACTTGGGGCTTTTCAACCCCCTACCATAGGCCTCTATTAGGCCTCAAAACCTAATCAAAACAGCACAAAAGCATGTACATTGTGTGCGAAAATAAACCCCTAATAGCATAGCATCTAAAGACTAACCTAACAGCAACATtgcaaagcataaaatcaaaattttaaagaagtTACAGTAAGGCATCTACCCTATGGttcaaagcaaaaataaagtgCTAAGTAGGGattacttacttggattgtagTAAGAGATGAGCAAGAGGAAGCACAAAGAAGTAGAGAATGCGTAGAAGCACAATGCAGATGAGTGTAGGATGCAAGGGATGAGAGTGAGAagtgttttaatttttgcaCAAAAGAAAACTTCATAAGGCAGTTAAGCCTTATTTTTGGCAGTTTCGACTGCCTCGCTTAGTGTGGgtgactcgctaagcgagcactcAATGACTTTTGAGTTTTCAGAATTCAAACTCATGCGCTTAGCGGGTAGACTCGCTCAACCCAATTTGAAAACATGACATTCCAGAGaagaaattgggcttagcgcgaaggGTCGCACTTAGCGAGTTCTACAGCTCTGATTGGTCTGCAACTCTTGCTTAGCGGGCCATGGGCCAGCTTAGCGAATAAAATGCTTCCTGATTTAGCAGTGTGGCTCGTTTAGTGAGAGACTCTCACTTAACGTAATTCCAAACCCGAGAGggatttgggcttagcgggCTGACCCGTTgggcccaattcaaaataagGTCCAACAGAgaaggaattgcgcttagcgcgcagtgggcgcttagcgagatgaagttgtgcgcttagcgagatgactcgcttagcccaattccaaaagataaaattccagagaagtttttgggcttagcgtaCAGGGCTTGCTCAGCAAAACCCCTTCAGCCAATAAATAGGGGttgatgcgcttagcgcgagaagTGGCTTGCTCAGCGCATGAAGGATCATTCGCTTAGCACACGAGGCATGCTGAGCGAGTGGATGACTAAAAAATTTTTCTAAGTGTTCCTATCCACAGCTTCCAGAGAAGCTTGATCAACCCCATGTAACAATGCAAATCATGCTGATGAATTATTCAAACAATCACAAACAAGTATTCTCAAACTAAATACAgtgaacataaaattaaaaaggactgggttgcctcccagcaaGAGCTCtcttaacgtcattagcttgacgcatcttACTTCATGGGTCTAGATCAAATTTGGTTCCCACCTTCAAAACCATCTCTTCCCATACTTCATTTACCTCTAAATAGACATTCTAGCTGAGCAAATGTTTGTCTTcatcaaacaaatcaaattttatcttctaatcATTAATTCCCATCTCAAGCTTTTTCTTTCCCATGTCCACTACACAGCTAGCAGTCAGCATGAAGGGACGAACCAAGATCAAGGAGATCTCAGTATCCTCTTCGATGTCCATCACTACAAAGTCAGCTGGGAAAGTGAAATGCTTCACTctaaccaaaacatcttcaataatGCCATAGGGTCTGGTAACAGAACGATCTGCTAATTGAAGTGTCAAATTGGTTGGCATAATTTCCATCTCTCCTAACCtcctgcacatggagagtggcattaaaTTTATACTAGCTCCGAAGTCAATGAGAGCTTTGCCAACAAACACAGCACCAATATAGCATGGTATAGTGACACttccaggatctttgtgctttaGTGGAAGGATCCGTTGAATCACTGCACTACAATTTCCCTCCATAACAATGGTGTCACTTTGTATGTACTTGCTCTTTTTGGTTAGCAAATCTTTCAGGAACtttgagtagagtggcatctgctgtaAGGCCTCTCCAAAGGGCATAGTAATCTCTAacttcttgaagatatcaaggaagcGAGCTAGGTGccgctccttgtctttctttgaGGGTACCAAAGGGTATGGCACCTCTTTCCCTGTAGATGGACTAGcctctctcttcttttcatGAGCCAGCTCACTCTTAGTTATTCTCTtctcctctttctctttctctttttcattttttttcattttctttttgtttttgtttttcttttccttctttttcttctacatTTATTTCCTTctcattcttatttttctcttctccttctttttctttctcattctcttttattttatcctcCCTCAACTGATTACCTTATTTTTCCTTctcatcttcctcttcttc harbors:
- the LOC102666718 gene encoding uncharacterized protein, which gives rise to MPFGEALQQMPLYSKFLKDLLTKKSKYIQSDTIVMEGNCSAVIQRILPLKHKDPGSVTIPCYIGAVFVGKALIDFGASINLMPLSMCRRLGEMEIMPTNLTLQLADRSVTRPYGIIEDVLVRVKHFTFPADFVVMDIEEDTEISLILVRPFMLTASCVVDMGKKKLEMGIND